One genomic window of Paenibacillus xylanilyticus includes the following:
- a CDS encoding Nramp family divalent metal transporter: MAPSLGEAHSSMKVPKNAAWWKKFLAFVGPGYLVAVGYMDPGNWATDIAGGSQFGYTLLSVILISNLMAVVLQSLAGKLGIVTGRDLAQACRERFSMPVVIMLWVLCELAIAATDLAEVIGSAIALKLLFNIPMLYGVIITAVDVLIILLLQNKGFRALETLVIVLMATIALCFGIDLFLAKPDMGGVLTGFVPSAEILTNPAMLYIAIGIIGATVMPHNLYLHSSIVQTRQIEQTTQGKREAIRYSTMDSTIALTLALFINAAILIVSAAVFHSAGMTQVAEIADAYHLLTPLLGTTIASILFGVALLASGQNSTLTGTLSGQIVMEGFLNIRIPAWLRRLVTRLIAIIPAVIVTAIAGEHGTEELLILSQVILSLQLPFAVIPLVMFTSDKKSMGAFANKLWLKVVSWIIAAVIVVLNVYLIIQTIMLF; encoded by the coding sequence ATGGCTCCCTCCCTCGGAGAAGCACACAGCTCTATGAAGGTTCCGAAAAACGCTGCCTGGTGGAAAAAATTCCTCGCCTTTGTCGGCCCAGGTTATCTGGTCGCTGTCGGCTATATGGACCCGGGTAACTGGGCAACAGATATTGCCGGGGGTTCCCAGTTCGGTTATACGCTATTATCCGTTATTTTAATCTCTAACCTTATGGCCGTCGTACTGCAGTCACTTGCAGGCAAGCTTGGTATTGTAACTGGACGGGATCTGGCTCAAGCCTGCCGCGAACGGTTCAGTATGCCGGTTGTCATTATGCTCTGGGTCTTGTGTGAATTGGCCATTGCTGCTACAGATTTGGCTGAGGTCATCGGTTCAGCAATCGCACTGAAGCTTCTATTCAACATTCCGATGTTATACGGCGTCATTATTACGGCTGTGGATGTTCTGATTATCCTTTTGCTGCAAAATAAAGGCTTCCGCGCGCTGGAAACACTGGTCATTGTACTGATGGCAACCATCGCCCTCTGCTTCGGGATTGATCTGTTTCTTGCCAAACCGGATATGGGCGGAGTGCTCACCGGCTTTGTTCCAAGTGCCGAGATACTAACGAATCCAGCGATGCTGTATATCGCCATCGGAATCATTGGAGCAACGGTTATGCCGCACAATCTGTACTTGCATTCGTCCATCGTGCAGACCCGGCAGATCGAACAGACAACTCAAGGGAAAAGAGAAGCCATTCGTTACTCCACTATGGATTCAACGATCGCTTTGACCCTGGCCCTGTTTATCAACGCTGCCATACTCATTGTGTCAGCCGCTGTATTTCACAGCGCAGGCATGACACAGGTTGCTGAGATTGCAGATGCTTATCACTTGCTCACACCTCTGCTGGGCACAACCATTGCAAGTATCCTGTTTGGTGTCGCTCTGCTGGCCTCAGGTCAGAACTCTACGCTTACAGGTACACTGTCCGGACAGATTGTTATGGAAGGTTTCCTGAACATTCGGATTCCGGCTTGGCTCCGCCGGCTCGTGACCCGATTAATTGCGATCATCCCTGCCGTTATTGTGACGGCTATCGCCGGCGAACATGGTACGGAAGAGCTGCTGATTTTGAGCCAAGTGATTCTATCCTTGCAGCTGCCTTTTGCCGTTATTCCACTTGTGATGTTTACGAGTGACAAAAAAAGCATGGGCGCATTCGCCAACAAACTGTGGCTCAAAGTCGTCTCTTGGATCATCGCTGCCGTAATTGTGGTTCTGAACGTTTATCTGATTATCCAAACCATCATGCTGTTTTAA
- a CDS encoding organic hydroperoxide resistance protein gives MEALYTATATVKGGRTGSVTSSDGVLKHDLKMPKELGGSGGEGTNPEQLFAAGYGACYESALANVARKAGVKLEDVTVTSNVSIGKDPADDGFQLSVRLDVSMPGVDHSQAEDLARKAHDFCPYSKATRGNIDVVLNVV, from the coding sequence ATGGAAGCTTTATATACAGCAACTGCGACAGTCAAAGGTGGACGTACAGGTTCGGTAACTTCATCGGATGGAGTCCTTAAACATGATCTGAAAATGCCAAAAGAGCTGGGTGGATCCGGCGGTGAAGGTACGAACCCTGAGCAGCTCTTTGCCGCAGGATATGGTGCATGTTACGAAAGTGCTCTTGCCAACGTGGCACGTAAAGCTGGCGTTAAACTGGAAGATGTGACTGTAACAAGTAATGTATCCATTGGAAAAGACCCTGCGGATGACGGATTCCAGTTGTCGGTGCGGCTGGATGTAAGCATGCCGGGTGTGGATCATAGTCAGGCAGAGGATCTGGCTCGCAAAGCTCATGATTTTTGCCCTTATTCCAAAGCGACTCGCGGGAATATTGATGTCGTATTGAACGTGGTGTAA
- a CDS encoding zinc ribbon domain-containing protein, producing MSIEEMIERRFVCTKCRGTDCNIKEVSMSGAGLSKMFDIQHNHYLFVACSSCGYVEVFDPDVLKGKKQGQVGTILDILFGG from the coding sequence ATGAGTATTGAAGAGATGATTGAGCGAAGGTTTGTATGTACGAAATGTCGGGGAACGGATTGCAACATCAAGGAAGTATCCATGTCCGGGGCTGGTCTTAGCAAAATGTTCGATATTCAGCATAACCATTATTTGTTCGTAGCCTGTTCCTCCTGTGGTTATGTGGAAGTATTCGACCCCGATGTACTGAAAGGCAAAAAGCAGGGGCAGGTAGGCACGATATTGGATATTTTGTTCGGCGGATAG
- a CDS encoding thiol-disulfide oxidoreductase DCC family protein produces MTSIRADEHEGHPIVLVDGVCHFCQGLTKWIIKRDPEGKYHFASLQSDVAKDLLKKGNLSTDSMDTFVLIENGRYYTRSTAALRLAKGLKFPYPLLYVFIIVPKFIRNAVYNWVARNRYRWFGKDEACMLPTPEIKNRFL; encoded by the coding sequence ATGACATCAATTCGAGCGGATGAGCATGAGGGACACCCGATTGTACTCGTGGACGGGGTTTGTCACTTTTGCCAAGGATTAACCAAATGGATTATCAAACGTGATCCGGAAGGGAAATATCATTTTGCATCGCTCCAATCCGATGTAGCCAAGGACTTGCTGAAGAAAGGAAATCTGTCTACAGACAGCATGGATACGTTTGTACTTATCGAAAATGGCCGTTACTATACACGTTCGACAGCTGCACTGCGGCTGGCCAAAGGTCTGAAATTTCCGTATCCATTATTATATGTCTTTATTATTGTGCCCAAATTCATTCGTAATGCCGTATATAACTGGGTGGCTCGTAATCGTTACCGGTGGTTTGGCAAGGACGAAGCGTGTATGCTGCCGACACCCGAGATCAAGAATCGGTTTTTGTAA
- a CDS encoding DUF6612 family protein encodes MKKWMTFIIGALLAVSLTACGDDADNTTVTPPAGNEATNEGNTPAEQGTQIPTLEELITKTNEAAKELKSFSSDATIDQNLKLEAGEQSQDQQVKTIMKMDIIKDPMMIYQEMNMEMSGQEAQNVKQYITSDAIYSQVGEQWVKIPDDQTKQLIEQMQSSLNPEEELDQFNKIAEDTKITEEGDNYVITADVSGDNVKELAQSVMEQNGTDAQTQAMLEQMNITSMQMKYMVNKETYLPVGTDVNMVMEMEQEGQKMTMDMKMTSTFSNHNQVEEIEIPQEALDSAK; translated from the coding sequence TTGAAGAAGTGGATGACATTCATTATCGGGGCATTATTGGCAGTAAGCCTGACAGCATGCGGTGACGATGCGGATAACACTACTGTAACGCCGCCGGCTGGCAACGAAGCAACAAACGAGGGCAATACACCTGCAGAGCAGGGAACACAGATCCCTACACTGGAAGAATTGATTACCAAAACGAATGAAGCAGCCAAGGAATTGAAAAGCTTCTCGAGCGATGCAACCATTGATCAGAATTTGAAGCTGGAGGCTGGCGAACAGTCACAGGATCAGCAGGTAAAAACAATAATGAAGATGGACATCATCAAGGATCCGATGATGATCTATCAAGAGATGAACATGGAAATGTCGGGGCAGGAAGCACAAAATGTGAAGCAGTACATTACTTCCGATGCCATCTATTCGCAGGTAGGAGAACAATGGGTTAAAATCCCTGATGATCAAACGAAGCAGCTGATTGAGCAAATGCAATCAAGCCTGAACCCTGAAGAAGAATTGGACCAATTCAATAAAATTGCGGAAGATACCAAGATCACCGAAGAGGGCGACAATTATGTCATTACCGCGGACGTATCTGGTGATAACGTGAAGGAACTGGCTCAATCCGTCATGGAGCAGAATGGAACGGACGCCCAGACACAAGCGATGCTTGAGCAGATGAATATTACAAGCATGCAAATGAAATATATGGTGAACAAGGAGACGTATCTTCCGGTTGGTACCGACGTGAATATGGTGATGGAGATGGAGCAGGAAGGCCAGAAAATGACCATGGACATGAAGATGACCAGCACCTTCTCCAACCATAACCAGGTAGAAGAGATTGAGATTCCACAGGAAGCATTGGACAGCGCGAAATAG
- a CDS encoding VOC family protein: MIEYAHIHHVSLAVRDLDVAKQFYTGLLGMQEIERPPFRSTGTWYAIGSQQLHLLQHPQGHTLREAGIDTTDGHFAIWVKSHNETIAWLEQQGIEYEARPDSVAGFAQIFVLDPDRNIIEFDAPYHS; encoded by the coding sequence ATGATTGAATATGCTCATATACATCATGTTAGCCTGGCTGTGCGTGATCTGGATGTTGCCAAACAATTTTATACCGGACTGCTAGGTATGCAGGAAATTGAACGTCCGCCTTTCCGCTCTACTGGCACATGGTACGCGATTGGCAGTCAGCAGCTGCATCTGCTCCAGCACCCGCAAGGACATACACTGCGTGAGGCGGGAATTGATACGACGGATGGTCACTTTGCCATCTGGGTGAAAAGTCACAACGAAACGATAGCCTGGCTGGAACAGCAGGGAATTGAGTATGAAGCGAGACCGGATAGTGTTGCAGGGTTCGCACAGATTTTCGTTCTTGATCCGGATCGTAACATTATTGAATTTGATGCACCTTATCATTCATAA
- a CDS encoding ParA family protein, producing the protein MLKAVLASKDKEYVSAWLDFVQESSFGAAMRFTAFSQWESFHEYMHEHEGQEQPDLVIAEPEFLNPWLESMGESPGVPWLLLSEGHEEVEEDRRLMKYQPLPALLDTVLNASRQPRRKKVHRPGQQTLSIGVVSASGGSGKTAVSLHMAKQLGLAGYTVLYLNLEALDSVQPFLEKGLSRSIQRVPDAETGLSRLLYDLKVGRKESGKRGQVTTLAPSKGIDGYVLRHDGLKADVFWPLSNRKELLQMSCEDTTGLVHYLSASGHYDVLILDGDSGWDERSQGILKAADALVWLVEDDLSAMHRWGQWLAHAERTEPDLVERVLDRARFVVNKYRDSVVNAVPRPELQLDAVLPYIPSWKQLHQEEVLLSSPIFQREVKRLCAMLVQDGEDDLKQTGRIHKGDGWA; encoded by the coding sequence GTGCTGAAGGCAGTACTTGCTTCAAAAGACAAGGAGTATGTCAGTGCCTGGCTTGATTTTGTTCAGGAGAGTTCATTTGGTGCAGCAATGCGATTTACTGCCTTTTCACAATGGGAATCGTTTCACGAGTATATGCATGAACATGAAGGACAGGAACAGCCGGATCTGGTTATTGCAGAACCTGAGTTTCTGAATCCCTGGCTGGAAAGTATGGGTGAAAGTCCGGGTGTGCCTTGGCTGCTTCTCAGTGAAGGTCATGAGGAGGTGGAGGAAGACAGACGTTTAATGAAATATCAACCTCTGCCTGCATTGTTGGATACCGTTCTGAATGCAAGTCGGCAGCCTCGTCGCAAAAAGGTACACCGTCCAGGGCAGCAAACCCTTTCCATTGGAGTGGTGTCAGCTTCGGGAGGAAGCGGCAAGACAGCAGTGTCACTGCATATGGCCAAGCAGCTCGGTTTGGCAGGCTACACCGTACTCTATCTTAATCTGGAAGCGCTGGATAGCGTGCAGCCGTTCCTGGAGAAGGGATTATCCCGAAGTATACAGCGTGTTCCGGATGCCGAAACCGGGCTGTCTAGGCTGCTGTATGATCTTAAGGTCGGGAGGAAGGAGTCGGGCAAGCGCGGGCAGGTGACTACGCTGGCTCCCTCGAAGGGCATAGATGGTTACGTGCTTCGTCATGATGGACTGAAGGCAGACGTGTTCTGGCCCTTATCTAACCGGAAGGAACTGCTGCAGATGTCGTGTGAAGATACGACAGGGCTCGTTCATTATTTGTCTGCTTCCGGGCACTATGACGTGTTGATTCTGGATGGAGACTCCGGTTGGGACGAACGCAGTCAAGGCATTTTGAAAGCGGCAGATGCCTTGGTATGGCTGGTTGAAGATGACCTGTCTGCCATGCACCGGTGGGGCCAATGGCTGGCGCATGCAGAGCGGACTGAGCCTGACTTGGTTGAACGTGTACTGGATCGTGCCCGCTTTGTGGTAAACAAATACCGAGACAGCGTAGTCAATGCCGTTCCACGACCTGAGCTGCAGCTGGATGCAGTGCTGCCTTATATTCCTTCCTGGAAGCAGCTTCACCAGGAGGAAGTGCTGCTAAGCTCTCCCATATTTCAGCGTGAGGTAAAAAGGCTGTGTGCCATGCTTGTACAGGACGGAGAGGATGATCTGAAGCAGACGGGGCGCATCCATAAGGGAGATGGGTGGGCATGA